The sequence below is a genomic window from Nicotiana tomentosiformis chromosome 6, ASM39032v3, whole genome shotgun sequence.
AATTTTGTAGCACTATGCCTAGAATGGAAGTAATTAGAAGAAGTTTCGTGACTCAAACTGAACATAGAGGTGGAGTTAAGTTTGCTCAATTCAATTCTAAAACTGTCTACATTGATCTAGACAATGAATACGATCATGCGATAGTGTGGAATAAACAATTCATGTACATTCAAGGACTAATGATGAAACTTGAAATTTGGACACCTCTTTTTAATCCTAATGAAGATTCTCCGATAGTACCAGTTTGGATTATCATCCTTGAAATGCCTTGGCACCTTTATTACATAGAAATCCTCAAACCATTGCTGTCTCATATGGGAAAAGCATTATTCCTTGATCTAGCTTCATTCTAAAAACCAAGAGGCAGTTTTGCTAAGGTGAAAATGCAGATTGACTTAACCAAGGAAAGGCCTCAACATGTTTGGCTAGGTTATGACGTAAACCAAGATGAAAATGGTGATGGACAATGGCTGGAAATACAATATGAGAGCCTGCCTTAATAGTGCACCTATTGTAGACACCTAGAACACACAATCCATGCATGCCTAGATAATGCCAAATATGATGAGAAGCAGAAAATGAAAGCCACTGGAATATCCAATTCAGAACCAGCCCAGCAACAGATGGTTAATTCAAGTGTACAACAACAACATTTTATAGTTCAGCAAAGACATGCACCTCACCACCAACCTCAGAGCAGCCAAAAAATAAATACACCACCTGCCATGGAAAAAGATCAGAACAAATAGATAGATCATTCACAAGAGGAATAGGaaacacaaaaaaataagaaattcaaaGGAATTGTATAGAATAACAACAGGAAACATCAGCCTTTATACATTGCTAAAACACCAAAGGTTCAACTACTGCAGCATTCACAAAAAGAGAATGCACCAAAAACCACCAATCAGTCATGTATTCCCTCTAGCAAGCTCCCACCACAACAACCACATGAACATGAACTTAGATCACAAGTTCCCAAACTAGCCTAGACATCAATTATAATTAGGAAATTACAACCAGCGACATTAATGACACTGGAGGTTGGTCAAGAAAGAATTTATAGTATTGCTGATAGTAATGCTGTCCTGAATGGAGGAAATGAGATTGTCCAGGAGCTACCTAATGAGACAAAGAATCCTAATGGAATAGCGGCTCCTCAGGAAGTTCATGATTCAGTTCAGTTGCAAGGCAACACCAGAAATCCCTTAACAACAGCTGAACTTGAATCTTCTGGGATTCTTGATTCCAATGCAAAAGAGGAAAACAATAAGGAAGATCAACATCAAAGGCAACAAACACTGGAATTAGGTGAAAACATACTTCACAAAAAATAGATTGATACAACAGTTGCTCATGTTAATTAGAAGGATCAGTAGGTTAGAAGTACTGACAATCACAATTCTATTAAAGATACTAAGACAAAGGATACATCTACAGAGGAGAACACAATAGACTCGGTTCAAAGGAGTTTTGGCAAATACAAAGAAGTCATGAATGTTACTCTAAACCAATCATGCCATGGCATACCATCGCAGACTTTTGTGACATCGCCTAATTCCACCACAACTGCTACACAAATCTGGAGTGACGAAATCCAGGAGATTGATTACAATTTAGAACCAAAACAGGCTCTAGCAATTGAAGCTCAAACAAATAATACAGTGCTAGAGCAAGCACATAGAAAACCTCACACAAATGAAGTACACAACAGTGATACAAGGCAGCTTAATTCTAATACTACAGGAACTCTGGTTGGTACAACACTAAAGCAAGCACACAGAAAACCTCACACAAATGAAGTACGCAACAGTGATACAGGGTAGCTTAATTTTAATACTGCAGGAACTATGGTTTGAGTTAAAATTATGGAGCAGGTTGCTAATATTGACATAGAGACTTCAACAAATACAGTGAGGTCACAAACTATTGCTGGTCAGGAAAATAACATGGTGATTGATCACTTGGGACTTGCAATAGTTAATGTGGAACAAGCAGCAACTAGTATTGTTCCCATTGCTTGTGCATCAACAACTATATCCCCAATGAAGATATAACTCAATGTCCCTTTAATATCTCTAAATCAGGTACTGCATGACATCATCACCCATAAAGATCTTCCACCGGAGGTTCAACATGCCTTAGTGGAAAAACAACAACTAGAAGATGAAGGCGATGATGAATCTACTGCTGGAAACTTCAAGGCTGTTGCACGAGAAGGAGATTTGTCACCTAGGATCGCATCGAGAAATGGAAAGAATGGCAAGAAACAAGCACTTGCTAAAGAAACTCAACCACCAAAAAGAATCATGCCTAGAATGGCAGCCTCACAAACTAAATGATGATAAAGTCTCTCATTTGAAACATAAGGTCTATTAACACACAACACGCCTTTCAGATAGTGATCAATATGGAGAGACAgcatatatttttaattatagcaCTTATGAAACCTTTCCAGAACTATAAGCACATTCAAACCTACAGAAAGAGACTTGGAATTGAAACTGTTATGTCGAACATCAACGGAAAAATTTAGATATTCATTGAAACTGGTGTGGAATGGGAATTGATTATGGACACCGAGCAACAGGTTACTATTAAGGTATTTCATCAGGAAATATCAAGACATATCATCATGACTTTTATGTACGCCAAATGTTCTTTACTTGAAAGGCTGGAACTGTGAGACTACTTATATTACTTGGACAGTGACATGGATATACCTTGGGTCGTCGGCGGTGATTTCAATGTGATCTTACATGAACATGAAAAGATAGGAGGACTACTAGTGCATCCGCCTGAATATGAAGACTTTGCCTTCTGTGTAAACTTTTGTGGTTTGTTTGACCTTGATTACAAGGGCAGCCCTTTCACTTGGTGGAATGGTAGACCAAATAAACAATGCATCTTCAAACAACTTGATAGGACCTTTGTCAATCTACCTTTCCAAAATCTCTTCCAAAATATAGAAGTAGAACACCTGATACAGACAGTATCTGATCACGCATCTTTACTGATGAGCTGTGGGCAGGAATCTATGCAGTTTGTTAAACCTTTTAAGTTCGTCAATTTCTCGACAAAGCATGACACTTTCAAATAAGTAATCAAACAAAACTGGTTGGCAGATTTTATTGGGGATCCTTTCTTGATGTTTAAACAGAAATTGAAGAGAGTGAAAGTTGCCCTTTCACACTGGAGTAAAGTTACTTTTGGAGATATCTTCAAGCAACTAGCTATTATGGAGGATATTGTCAGAGTAAAGGAGATACTATTTGGGAGGAACTATCTATAGCAAACAGAATTGTTCTTCAACAGGCATAAGCCGAATTGAAAAAATACCTAAGCATTGAAGAACAATACTGGAAACAAAAGGCAGGAATGAACTGGTTTGCTAAAGGAGATAGAAACACATAAATTCTTTCACAACCACGTAAACGGCAAGAGGCAGAAATTGAACCTCAATAGGATACAGGGCACAAATGGGTATTGGCTTGAAACACTGGAACATATGGCAAATGCAGCGGTGGATTTCTTCAGCAACCAGTTTACACAATCATGGGATACCACTAACTATGAAATGCTTAACAATGTACCTACTATGGTGATAGTTGAACAGAATTTGGAGTTGTGCAAATATCCTACAATCGATGAAGTGAAGGATGCAGTTTTTGCTCTGTCTGGGAATAGTGTAAGTGGACCAGATGGTTTCACTGACTTGTTCCACCAAACATGCTGGGACATTGTGGGGGAAGATATCTACATGTTGCTTCAAGAGTTCTATGGTGTGGCACCactcccaaaatccataacacatactaaTCTTGTTCTACTACCTAAGAAACCTCAAGTTCAAACATTCTCAGACTTACGACCAATAAGTCTAAGCAATTTCATCAACAATGCAATATCAAGGGTATTACATGACAGAATGGAGAAGATACTTCCCTCGTTGATTTTTCCCAACCAATCTGGCTTTGTTAAAGGAAGGACTATTTTTGAAAATGTTATGCTTACACAAGAAATAATCACTGACATAAGGTTGATAGGGAAACCGGCCAATGTCGtaatcaagcttgatatggcGAAGGCTTACGACATAGTTTCTTGGAAATATCTTCTACATGGTTTGAGGAAGATAGGGTTTGCTGAGCATTTCATCAACATGATAGAGAACCTATTAGTCAACAACCGGTACTTATATCTTATCAATGACCAAGCATCAGGGTTCTTCGAATCCAGCAGAGGGGTGAAACAAGGTGACCCCCTTTCTCCTGTATTGTTCATTCTGTCTGCGGAAGTACTATCCAGATCACTGGACAATCTGTTCTTAGACAAGAAATTCAAAGGATTTGGAATGCCAAAGTTGACAAATCCACTAAATCATTTGTCTTATGCAGATGACACTATAATCTTTTCATCTCCTTACTCTCTGAAGAATGTAGTTGACGTGCTCATAAACTATGAACAGATTTATGGACAGCAGATCAATAAATCAATGAGCTCTTACTACATGCATACGAAAGTGTCAAGAAATTTGCATGAATCAGTTGGTTCAATCACTGGCTTCCAAAAAACAGCATTCCCGTTCACTTACCTAGGTTGTCCAATGTTTTACTCAAGGACAAGGAAGAATTATTACAATGATCTCATGAAAAAGGTGAAGGCAAAACTACACTCTTACAAGGGGAAACTATTTTCTTTAGGAGGCAAGCAACACTTATTACCAGCGTGCTTCAGAGTTTACCTACGCTCATACTTTCAGTGTTGGACCCTCCAGACAATGTTATCGAACACTTACACAAGATGTTTGCTAGATTCTTTTGGAGTTCCAATGACGAAGGCAGAAGCAGTCACTAGACAAAAAGGCTAAACTGGTGTCTCCTTACGGAAAAAGGAGGATTGGGTTTCAGATCACTCTTTGATATCTCAAAGTCACTATTCGCAAAGTTGTGGCGGAAATTCAGAACATCGAAGTCATTGTGGTCAAATTTTATGTGGAATAAATATTGCAAGAAGAAAATTCCTATTGTCATGCAATTCAGTAAGGGATCACATGTTTGGACGAAAATATTACAAGCAAGAGATGAGGTCGAGCATGAAATCCAGTGACAATTAAATAGGGGCTTAACAAATGTTTGGAATAAAAATTGGATTAGAATTGGAGCTCTATATCATTAAGTACCACCACAGTTCGACATCAACGAAGAATTACAAGACGTGTCAGAATTAAGAATAAATAATGGTTGGGATGATCACCTCCTAGATCAAACATTCCCAGCTGATATAGCCAACCACATCAGGAAAGAGGTACACTTTGAATATATAGATGACTGTTGGGACACACCTATATAGATGCCAACACCATCTGGTAAATTTACAGTTGGGAGTGCATGGCACATGTTGAGGCATAGAGAACTAGCAAATCCAGAAGAAAATTTAATATGGACAAAAGGATTACccttcaaaatttcttttttctATGGAGATTATGGAGAGGCAAGGTGCCGAAAGATGACTTATGGAGGAGAAATGAATATCAAATTGTTTCAAAATGTTGGTGTTGCTTTCCACCACAGGAAGAAACATTACAACATATTTTTCTTACAAGCACAAATGCCTCAAAAGTGTGGAAGTATTTTTTACAGGATGCTAGAATCGTGGATAACTTGATACAGATACACCAGGTGGAATGCTACATGCTGCTCAAAACTTAAGCAACTCTTCCAAGCTGCACTGACAATTATATCTTGGGAAATATGGAAGCGGAGGAATGCTATGAAGCATGAAGGCAGAACAATTTCGGTCAAAAGGGTGGTACATGAGGTTAACAATACTCTCCATCAACTAGCTAAGCTAAGGTTTGCTTGGCTAGGAAACATACCTTTTCTTTGGCTAGATAAGATTAGCTTCTTTGAATCTTACAAACCAGTAGTTATCACCAAAAAGGTTACCTGGCAGTTTTCTTCTGAGAGATGGTTCAAGTGCAACACTGATGGTGCTTCTAGAGGGAATCCACGACCAAGCTCATATGGTTTTTGTGTAAGGAATCATGTTGGAGATGTAATTTTTGCAAACGTAGAATAGATAGGGAATACAACCAACATGGTCGTGGAGGCGAGGGCAAGAGTGGAAGCATTTTCTTATTGTATTCAACTGAATCTTCATCCAATAATCATTGAGACTGCCTCAATGGTTATGAAGAAAACCATTTAAGGAGAATGGGAGGTGGCCTGGTGCATCGGCAAAGAAGTGAAAAAGATTAAGTAAATGAAGGGGCAATTCAACGTGCTTTTTCAGCATGTCATTAGGGAGGGAAACTTTGTGGCTGATTTTCTAGATAATCTCAGTTTCTCTTTTATAGGTTCATTAGAATTAAAATCATTCAATGAATTTGCTACTGCTGGAAAGACGCTGATTAATAAAGACAAGAGTTAAATATCTAATCTAAGGATTCGGGTCGCAAGAAACGTAAATACTTTCCATGGTCGACAAAATTATAATGATGCATAACATGATTACGGACAGATTTTACTTCAGATATCAAATCAATGATCTGTTACACATCCACACGTACAAGCAATTGATGTTGAGGTTCAAATGCAGCAGCAGAGTAGATGTTTGGAGACAGTTTGGACAAACAGTTGACATCCAATGCACATTGGCATGGTTGAGACCCATACTTATGTGTCTTGGATCTATCTGGCTGCTTTACAAAAACAAATTACCATAATCAGGGAATAGAACGACAACTTTTGAGATGATGCTAGTAAAATTATCGAGGGAAATGGTTTTTCCAATAACTGCAAGGATCTACAAAGACTGGAACCTTCAATTCTCTATGAATATCTCTGCAAAAACAATGAATTATTGATGGTGGAAATCAAAGCTTTCTTACAATGATTGCAGCACCTGGAATCATTCTGTGGTTGTTTCATCTGTAAATAGGATGATACTGTCCAGATATATCATGAGGAATAGAACAAGAAATGTATGGTTGATTGTAGCTGATTATGCAAAAAATGGAATTTGGCTACTGATCAACTGGACTATTGATGCTGAGGTTTGGGAGGCAGTTCATGTTTATGTGGAACCCAATTACCTCACAGTGGTGTTAGAATGGCTTTACACTCATTCTGGGGATAGTTTGATgccatacaacaacaacataccaacaagacaacaacaacaacaacaagcatGTAACAATCAAAACCTATTATTATACACAACTTCAGAACAACCAAGAAGCTGGTAGCTGAAATTATCCTTGTAATATGTTTGCTACTTTTTGCAGGTTCCAGGGAtaatttaactttatttgtgcattttctTGCAATGGATACCATGGACTACTCTATCTGTGAGGGTTATGACAACATAATAAAAGGAAGATGTTACACATGTGTTTGGCTATTGCTTCCCCAGAGCTGCTGTGATTACCTCACATGTATGCCCTTCAACATGCCAACCAAGCTATACATGTACATCTTGACTACTTATCATGTGGTTTGGAAATTACTGCAAGGTTCCTGCTGTGACTGCATCAGTTTCATGTCCATCAACATGACAACCAAGCAACACTTGTATAGGCTAACTCTTAATGTTGTGGCTTGGGAGGCTCCAAATGGATGTGTACGAGATTACTACTTACAAGTGGTATTAGTAGGCTATCATGCTCAGTCTGGGTGGAATTGATGACATACAACAACAAAATACCAATAGAGCAACATCTACAGAACTTCCACAACACTCAGAACCCAATATACTTCAATACTTCCAGAAAAAACAAAAACCTGTGAGTACAATCTTTCCTTTTAACTTGTTTGCTTCATGTTTCAGGATCCAGACATAGATTCGGATTGGATCCAATTGCCATTGTGCTACAACTTAAGTTTTCTTCAGCAAGAATACATAAGTATTCATTCATCCTCAGAAATATCAAGATGGACCTGACcaggagctgttggagaacaggGTATTCACAACAATATGGAACATTAAAGTTACAGCACAACACATTTGATTTTAGAGTTGTGGAATTTCTATCTATGGTAGTGTCAATTGCAGATTACAAGAAAACTAGTCACAACCAAATATCTTTAGCTACTCCCAGAAGACAACACTCCTATTCATCCATCATAACCACCTGTCCTAGTCTCACTACTCCTAGAACACACAAGATACTAGAAGAAGAACTTTTTCCATAACTTGTTTGTTACATTTTGCAGGATCTGGATATAAGTTCATACTCTTGAAGCAGCTACAGGGTTCTTTGACTTCTGCAGCACAAGGTCATAAGACCCTACAACTGGAGTAATTCTTGAACAATTACAACAACATTCCAAAATTTAATGGACAAACCATCTGGTACTGCTACTGCTGCAAGAACATTGAAGCTAGAACTCACAACAATATGGATCAGTGCTGCTTTTGCAACATATACTACTGCTACTCAGTTTGTTTTGATGAAGTTGACGTATCTCTTCTGCTTCTGTTACTACTGCTACtaagttttttcaacaaataCTACATGGATTTTTCAACAGGGAAAATCTATAtttccaaaaaatgcaaaaaaagaagaagatatccTCACTTTGGTCTACATAATTGGATACAATAGCAAGTGTACTTCTACAAATACATCAACAGAGCTACATTTTACAGGAAGATCAAGCTTTACTGTTTCCGCACAACAACTGTCAACTGCTTCTGTTATTTCAAAGGTATTAACTGTTTGTTTTTTATCGAATCAATATCCAGTGATATTAGCATGTTACCATGCTCATTCTGGGTGTTGTTCGAAAGATTACAACAAATATACTTCAACAAGGCAGCTTTCAATATACAACAGGTGCACACAATTGGAAGACATCACCATACTGTTCAGCAACATCATGACACTATTCCGTTGCATTTGTTCACATAAGTATAAGGTTGCACATATGATCAGCCTCGTGGTTTATGAATTGGTAGTGTTGAAATGTCAAATGGAGTATATCTATTCACATGAAATGCTATACAAACTGCTACTTGAATCTGTTCTTGTTTACTACAGTATAGTGTTTTATCATTGTCCAGTGGTATTAGTGTGCATGAATGCTCGATCAGGAGATGAGAGAATACTATATTGTCCTCGTATTTTAAGCACGCATTATAGTCTCCTTTTTGTATTCATCAACTGCATGTACAACTTTCATTGAAGATCCATTGAATCAACATTGCTGCTGAAGTAATGCAGACCCAAAATGAAGATGTCCAAACTGGTCTGCTTTACAACTAATGGATTTATTCATACCTATTCCTTTGGATTGCAACAAATGGCGCCGGGTGAGAGCTTCGTAGGTGCTACAAGGATTGTTTGCAACTGGAATGTGAATTCATTATCGTCGGCATCAATTGGATTTTTCAAATTAATAGATTTGTACTTTTCAATTTTCATTATGCTACTGCTACATTGTATTTGGTACCAATAGCCATTaactttctttatttctttatttttgtttacttgaACATTGTGTAACATTATCCAACTTTTTGggaattaatatatatatatatatatatatatatatatatatatatatatatatatatatatatatatataacctatATAGAATATTTGCTAAAAAAAGTATCACATGCGATGAATAATTTTATAACAGAACCTGAAAGAAATAACATAATGCCATACATTACATCACCCACAACTATCTATAGAGCCTCTAATACATCATGAAGTATAGtaaaaatgtaacgacccaacctgtcgttttgagcatttgcattccattcagttgtttgaagtcttgagtaggttaatatgatgtattat
It includes:
- the LOC138893868 gene encoding uncharacterized protein, which codes for MPTPSGKFTVGSAWHMLRHRELANPEENLIWTKGLPFKISFFYGDYGEARCRKMTYGGEMNIKLFQNVGVAFHHRKKHYNIFFLQAQMPQKYTRWNATCCSKLKQLFQAALTIISWEIWKRRNAMKHEGRTISVKRVVHEVNNTLHQLAKLRFAWLGNIPFLWLDKISFFESYKPVVITKKVTWQFSSERWFKCNTDGASRGNPRPSSYGFCVRNHVGDHVIREGNFVADFLDNLSFSFIGSLELKSFNEFATAGKTLINKDKS